Proteins encoded by one window of Orbaceae bacterium BiB:
- the relA gene encoding GTP diphosphokinase: MVSIREAHHHTNERYTLAQFDAERWAKQILSLNKPDAYEKFKAVWGFCFESSAGYAEQDHCFENAIEMVEILSTLNMDVDSLCAAFLFPFLDAKIIRREDISEVFDREILHLVSSIVRMKEIRQLRAVRNGSATLEQIDSIRRMLLAMVNDFRSVVIKLAERIMYLRDLIDAPREMQVLAAKECFNIYAPLANRLGIGQLKWEIEDFCFRYLQPDEYRLIANKLHEKRMDRERYINDFVNNLQKLMEKDDIRAEVYGRPKHIYSIWRKMEKKHLQFEDLYDIRAVRIICERVEDCYAALGIVHSQYKHIAKEFDDYVANPKPNGYQSIHTVVYGPQDKVIEIQIRTEQMHNDAELGVAAHWKYKEGSTDKVTAYDQRISWLRKLLAWQQEMSESGEIQEQIRSQVFDDRVYVFTPKGDVVDLPTGSTPLDFAYHIHSDVGHRCIGAKIAGRIVPFTYQLKMGDQVEIITQKQPNPSRDWLNPNSGFVNSSRARAKIQAWFKKQDRDKNIAAGKEILDNELATLGIAIKDIDKLLVNRYNAHTFDEVLAGIGSGDIRINQLTNYLNAQFNKPTAAEEDQAALKQLTQKSNTQGKNSKKNSSEIIIDGVGNLMMTMAKCCRPIPGDNIVGFITLGRGISIHRSDCEQLLELKDHAPERIVEAAWNSQNISSYTMVLRVIANDRNGLLRDITTILANEKVNVLGLASRSDVKQQVATIDMDMEVTNHESLNRVINKLTQLPDVIEAKRLVN; the protein is encoded by the coding sequence ATGGTATCAATTAGAGAAGCACATCATCATACGAATGAGCGTTATACCTTAGCGCAATTTGATGCGGAGCGTTGGGCTAAGCAAATATTATCTTTAAATAAGCCTGATGCTTATGAAAAATTTAAAGCAGTATGGGGCTTTTGTTTTGAAAGTAGCGCGGGCTATGCTGAGCAAGATCACTGCTTTGAAAATGCGATTGAGATGGTTGAGATATTATCTACGCTCAATATGGATGTGGACAGTCTGTGCGCGGCATTTTTATTTCCATTTCTCGATGCGAAAATTATTCGCCGAGAAGATATCAGTGAGGTATTCGATCGCGAAATTTTGCATCTTGTTTCTAGTATTGTACGGATGAAAGAGATTAGGCAACTACGAGCCGTAAGAAACGGCAGCGCTACACTCGAGCAGATTGATAGTATTCGTAGAATGTTGCTTGCGATGGTGAACGATTTCCGTAGTGTGGTCATCAAGCTTGCAGAACGAATCATGTATTTGCGTGATTTAATTGATGCACCAAGAGAGATGCAAGTTTTAGCTGCTAAAGAATGTTTTAATATTTATGCTCCACTCGCTAACCGCCTTGGTATTGGTCAGCTAAAATGGGAAATTGAAGATTTCTGTTTTCGTTATTTACAGCCTGATGAGTATCGCTTGATTGCTAATAAGCTACACGAGAAACGGATGGATCGTGAACGATACATTAATGATTTTGTGAATAATTTACAAAAGTTGATGGAAAAAGATGATATCCGAGCAGAAGTTTATGGTAGGCCAAAACATATCTACAGTATTTGGCGGAAAATGGAGAAAAAGCATTTACAATTCGAAGATCTGTATGATATTCGGGCCGTGCGAATTATTTGCGAGCGTGTTGAAGATTGTTATGCTGCATTAGGCATTGTACATAGTCAATATAAGCATATTGCCAAAGAGTTTGATGATTACGTCGCTAATCCTAAGCCAAATGGTTACCAATCGATCCACACTGTTGTGTATGGTCCACAAGATAAAGTTATCGAAATCCAAATTCGTACTGAGCAAATGCATAATGATGCTGAGTTAGGAGTCGCAGCCCACTGGAAATATAAAGAGGGTAGTACCGATAAAGTGACAGCTTACGATCAACGTATTAGTTGGTTGCGTAAATTGTTAGCTTGGCAGCAAGAGATGTCGGAAAGCGGCGAGATACAAGAGCAGATCCGCAGCCAAGTCTTTGATGATCGGGTGTATGTTTTTACTCCTAAAGGTGATGTTGTTGATTTACCGACAGGTTCGACGCCACTTGATTTTGCATATCATATTCACAGTGATGTCGGTCATCGCTGTATTGGTGCAAAGATTGCAGGTCGTATTGTGCCTTTTACTTATCAGCTTAAAATGGGTGATCAAGTTGAAATTATCACACAAAAACAGCCTAATCCTAGTCGTGACTGGCTAAACCCAAATTCAGGATTCGTCAATAGTAGCCGGGCTCGAGCTAAAATTCAGGCTTGGTTTAAAAAACAAGATCGTGATAAAAATATCGCAGCTGGTAAAGAGATCCTTGATAATGAATTGGCGACTCTGGGGATCGCAATAAAAGATATTGATAAACTGTTAGTGAATAGATATAACGCCCATACATTTGATGAGGTACTAGCAGGAATTGGTAGTGGCGATATCCGAATTAATCAATTGACCAATTATCTTAATGCTCAATTTAATAAACCGACTGCGGCAGAAGAGGATCAAGCTGCTTTAAAACAGCTAACACAAAAATCGAATACTCAAGGGAAAAATAGTAAGAAAAACAGCAGTGAAATTATTATTGATGGCGTGGGTAATTTGATGATGACTATGGCGAAATGCTGTCGTCCGATCCCAGGCGATAATATTGTCGGTTTTATTACCTTAGGTCGTGGTATTTCGATTCACCGCAGTGATTGCGAACAGCTATTGGAATTAAAAGATCATGCACCAGAGCGGATTGTTGAAGCCGCTTGGAATAGTCAAAATATTAGTAGTTATACAATGGTACTTAGAGTTATTGCTAATGATCGTAATGGTTTATTGCGAGATATTACGACCATTTTAGCTAATGAAAAAGTTAATGTACTAGGTTTAGCTAGCCGTAGTGATGTGAAACAACAAGTGGCTACCATTGATATGGATATGGAAGTGACGAATCACGAATCATTAAATCGAGTAATTAATAAATTGACTCAGCTGCCAGATGTCATTGAGGCGAAGCGATTAGTCAATTAG
- the rlmD gene encoding 23S rRNA (uracil(1939)-C(5))-methyltransferase RlmD: protein MVVFYSAPKKTVSKPTKMTLHIDSIDAFGQGVARHHGKTIFVKNALPTEDVDVKVTEDKKQYAKATVLKYLRKSDQRIIPACMHYSVCGGCEMQHIPSKMQHHIKAQAFSDLFYKEADYQIAIEDIQVLAADSYHYRRRARLALILDNDHLLVGFRKLESNQIIDIKTCPVLVEPLEKLLSPLKTCLSSLIDKKSLGHVELIYADSDTIMVLRHVRPLSENDIATLMVFAQQQQISLYLHGKELIHLFGHTEHYYYINALKLTFSPLNFIQVNSDVNIKMVRQALDWLSPQEDDHILDLFCGMGNFSLPLAEMCQRVTGVEGVTELVEKAQLNAVLNAPYLLGNVRFFVSNLDDEQAKIEWYDSSINKVLLDPARAGALQIMDKIIEHSPSHVVYISCNPATLVRDSKKLINSGYEIAQAAFLDMFPQTKHIESMLLFTKLGRKQDGIN, encoded by the coding sequence ATGGTTGTATTTTATTCTGCTCCCAAAAAAACGGTATCTAAGCCAACAAAAATGACCTTGCATATCGATAGCATTGATGCTTTCGGTCAAGGAGTTGCACGCCATCATGGTAAGACTATTTTTGTCAAAAATGCCCTGCCAACAGAAGATGTTGATGTTAAAGTAACCGAAGATAAAAAACAGTATGCTAAAGCAACGGTATTAAAATATTTACGTAAGAGTGATCAGCGTATTATACCTGCTTGTATGCATTATAGTGTCTGTGGTGGCTGTGAAATGCAGCATATACCAAGTAAAATGCAGCACCATATAAAGGCTCAGGCATTTAGTGATCTATTTTATAAAGAGGCCGACTATCAGATTGCGATTGAAGATATTCAGGTTCTTGCAGCAGATTCTTATCACTATCGTCGTCGTGCTCGTTTAGCACTAATACTTGATAATGATCATTTATTAGTTGGTTTTCGTAAACTAGAATCAAACCAAATTATTGATATTAAAACGTGCCCCGTTTTAGTTGAGCCATTAGAGAAATTACTTTCACCACTAAAAACCTGTTTATCGAGTCTCATTGATAAAAAATCATTGGGACATGTTGAACTTATTTATGCTGATAGTGATACTATTATGGTATTGCGGCATGTCCGCCCCTTGTCTGAAAATGATATAGCAACGTTAATGGTATTTGCTCAGCAGCAGCAAATCTCATTGTATCTGCATGGCAAAGAGTTAATACATCTTTTTGGGCATACTGAGCACTATTATTATATCAATGCGTTAAAATTGACGTTTAGTCCACTCAATTTTATTCAAGTAAATAGTGATGTAAACATCAAGATGGTTCGGCAGGCACTTGATTGGCTATCCCCACAGGAAGATGACCATATCTTGGATCTCTTTTGTGGCATGGGTAATTTTTCTCTACCATTAGCAGAAATGTGTCAGCGTGTAACTGGAGTGGAAGGCGTTACAGAATTAGTTGAAAAAGCACAACTAAATGCGGTATTGAATGCACCGTATTTACTAGGTAATGTTCGTTTTTTTGTTAGTAATCTTGATGACGAACAGGCTAAAATTGAGTGGTATGATAGCTCAATTAACAAAGTATTGCTTGATCCGGCAAGAGCTGGAGCCTTACAAATAATGGATAAAATTATTGAACATTCTCCTTCCCATGTGGTCTATATCTCATGCAATCCTGCAACATTGGTTCGAGATAGCAAGAAATTGATTAACTCTGGTTATGAAATTGCTCAAGCGGCTTTCTTAGATATGTTCCCACAAACTAAACATATTGAGTCAATGTTGCTGTTTACAAAATTAGGAAGAAAACAAGATGGTATCAATTAG
- the coaD gene encoding pantetheine-phosphate adenylyltransferase, with the protein MLTAIFPGTFDPITNGHVDLITRASLLFPRLIVAVAESPAKKTLFPLSERVDLASTALEHLLNVEVIGYTNLMANFAKEHNATVLIRGVRTTHDFEYERQLAEINRNLKADLDTIFLMPSLATGFISSTIVKDVALHEGDISTLVPTHVKIALLKHLF; encoded by the coding sequence ATGCTGACAGCAATTTTCCCTGGTACGTTTGATCCTATTACCAATGGTCACGTTGATCTTATTACAAGAGCATCGTTGTTATTTCCTCGTCTCATTGTTGCCGTTGCCGAAAGTCCAGCAAAAAAAACGCTATTCCCTTTATCTGAACGGGTTGATTTGGCTTCAACAGCATTAGAGCATCTCCTCAATGTGGAAGTGATTGGTTACACTAATTTGATGGCCAACTTTGCTAAAGAGCATAACGCCACTGTATTGATAAGAGGAGTTCGGACCACTCATGACTTCGAGTATGAAAGACAACTTGCTGAGATAAATCGTAATTTGAAAGCTGATTTAGATACTATTTTTCTAATGCCTTCACTCGCAACAGGTTTTATTTCATCAACGATTGTTAAGGATGTGGCACTGCATGAGGGGGATATTTCCACATTGGTGCCAACTCATGTTAAAATTGCGCTCTTGAAGCATCTTTTTTAG
- a CDS encoding glycosyltransferase family 2 protein has protein sequence MQPKSVSLIVTTYNWPSALELVLLSIKKQSHLPNEVIIADDGSGEETRELIQRYQATFPIPLIHSWQKDNGFRAARSRNLAIAKSQSNYIVMIDGDMVLHRHFIRDHKRIAKTNYFTQGRRVILTPSLTETLFKNNQYPISLFSSAVKNKLNAICCPLLSVILSPLLSKKSYQSIRSCNFAAWRTDIIAINGFNDDFVGWGREDSEFVVRLLNNGVKRQDLRFGGIAYHLYHNENTRKNLEDNDKRLELAIKNKEHYCQNGITQHLADAEVKHD, from the coding sequence ATGCAGCCTAAATCGGTTTCTTTAATTGTTACCACTTATAATTGGCCCAGTGCACTGGAACTGGTCCTATTATCTATAAAAAAACAATCACATCTACCAAATGAAGTAATTATTGCTGATGATGGCTCAGGAGAAGAAACACGTGAATTAATTCAGCGTTATCAAGCAACTTTTCCTATTCCTTTAATCCATAGTTGGCAAAAAGACAATGGTTTTCGCGCAGCCCGTTCACGTAATCTCGCAATCGCGAAAAGTCAAAGTAATTATATCGTGATGATTGATGGAGATATGGTATTACATCGACATTTTATCCGTGATCATAAACGTATTGCAAAAACGAATTATTTTACCCAGGGTCGACGCGTTATTCTAACGCCCTCATTAACAGAAACCCTCTTTAAAAATAACCAATATCCTATTTCTCTATTTTCATCTGCAGTGAAGAATAAACTTAACGCAATTTGTTGCCCGCTTTTATCAGTAATTCTAAGCCCCCTACTATCTAAAAAATCTTATCAATCAATTCGTAGTTGTAATTTTGCTGCTTGGCGAACTGACATTATTGCAATTAATGGCTTTAATGATGACTTTGTTGGTTGGGGACGGGAAGATAGTGAATTTGTTGTAAGACTACTTAATAATGGTGTCAAAAGACAAGATTTACGCTTTGGTGGTATCGCTTATCATCTATATCATAATGAAAATACTCGTAAAAATTTAGAAGATAACGATAAACGACTAGAGCTAGCAATAAAAAATAAAGAGCATTATTGTCAAAATGGCATAACACAGCATCTAGCTGATGCAGAGGTAAAACATGATTGA
- a CDS encoding glycosyltransferase family 2 protein — translation MIELSVIIVARNEQHNIADCIKSCQFSTEVIVIDDYSTDDTVQIATELGAKVIQRSLNGDWGGQQTFAINQATKEWIFLIDADERVSPELATQIIQSIEKNEKNAYWIQRQNKFHFNKATHGILRPDFVCRLMPKEGTYVEGYVHQQIITPYPHKKLTGYLYHYTYDNWEQYFNKFNKYTTLSAEKYKKNHKKCSFLKDIVLRPFWAFIKVYFIQGGFLDGKMGWILSVNHYFYTMNKYVKLYYLYKSNGKL, via the coding sequence ATGATTGAGTTATCGGTTATTATTGTTGCACGAAATGAACAACATAATATTGCTGACTGTATTAAGAGCTGTCAATTTTCGACAGAAGTTATCGTCATTGATGATTATAGTACAGATGATACGGTTCAAATTGCGACTGAATTAGGCGCAAAAGTGATTCAACGCTCGCTGAATGGCGATTGGGGAGGACAACAAACTTTCGCCATTAATCAAGCAACAAAAGAGTGGATTTTTTTAATTGATGCAGACGAACGAGTCTCCCCTGAGCTTGCTACGCAAATAATCCAATCCATTGAAAAAAATGAAAAAAATGCTTATTGGATACAGCGACAAAATAAATTTCATTTTAATAAAGCCACACATGGTATTCTCAGACCCGATTTCGTTTGCCGACTAATGCCAAAAGAAGGGACGTATGTGGAAGGTTATGTTCATCAACAAATTATAACCCCTTATCCTCACAAAAAACTGACCGGTTATCTTTATCACTATACGTATGATAACTGGGAGCAGTATTTTAATAAATTTAATAAATACACGACGTTATCTGCGGAAAAATATAAAAAAAATCATAAAAAATGTAGTTTCTTAAAAGATATTGTTTTAAGACCATTCTGGGCCTTTATTAAAGTATACTTTATCCAAGGTGGTTTTTTAGATGGCAAAATGGGCTGGATTTTATCAGTTAACCACTATTTCTATACAATGAATAAGTACGTTAAACTTTATTACTTATATAAATCAAATGGCAAACTGTAA
- a CDS encoding YiiX/YebB-like N1pC/P60 family cysteine hydrolase: MVRLSVSHSPVGAIIFQSLRDETPFGIAVNECSIIPQQELIVSHINHVGLYIGDNKVIEATRLDGVIERKFSDFLLDANYSIAATINDVALIRHAIKRAQLYLGQPYNHSFYPDGCGFYCSELIVYAYQWENGNNYFEQYPMNFCDGNSSHILPYWKEYYQRLGLEIPQGLLGSHPQQLLRQTNLFDSMTLLT; this comes from the coding sequence GTGGTAAGACTCAGCGTTAGTCATAGTCCTGTTGGTGCGATTATTTTCCAATCTCTCCGGGATGAAACACCTTTTGGCATTGCTGTTAATGAGTGTAGTATCATTCCCCAACAGGAATTAATAGTTAGTCATATTAATCATGTCGGGCTGTATATTGGTGACAATAAAGTGATTGAAGCCACACGGCTAGATGGAGTTATTGAGCGCAAATTCAGTGATTTTTTATTAGATGCTAATTATAGTATTGCAGCAACGATCAACGACGTAGCCTTAATCCGCCACGCAATTAAACGAGCCCAACTCTATTTAGGACAACCTTATAATCATAGTTTTTATCCTGATGGTTGTGGCTTTTATTGTAGTGAATTGATTGTATATGCTTATCAATGGGAAAATGGTAATAACTATTTTGAGCAATATCCGATGAATTTTTGTGACGGGAATAGCTCACATATATTACCTTATTGGAAGGAATACTATCAGCGGCTAGGCTTAGAGATCCCACAGGGTTTGCTTGGATCTCACCCCCAACAGTTATTGAGGCAGACTAACTTGTTTGATAGCATGACATTGCTGACTTGA
- a CDS encoding biotin transporter BioY, with product MKQPIASYYPAFVMTLFNLTSWQRKLIATSTATAILALAANISIPAYPVPFTLQSLVVLLIGAFLGRRLGGLALLQYLCVGAMGLPVFANGSSGIVALMSPSAGYLYGYVASAYLAGFAAEKGYDRKFLTGLVAFAIAHQVIFLFGVTYLMAYFQIDIVAAMKIGYIPFVGLDLTKFILAALIMCLLWRSRGKTQR from the coding sequence ATGAAACAACCAATAGCATCCTATTATCCTGCCTTTGTGATGACATTATTCAATTTGACATCATGGCAACGGAAATTAATTGCAACATCAACTGCAACCGCAATTTTAGCGCTAGCTGCAAATATTAGTATTCCTGCTTATCCAGTGCCATTTACGCTACAATCCCTTGTGGTTCTGTTAATCGGTGCTTTTCTTGGCCGGCGCCTTGGTGGATTAGCATTGTTACAATATTTATGTGTTGGTGCGATGGGATTACCTGTTTTTGCTAATGGAAGTAGCGGAATTGTTGCTTTAATGTCACCTTCTGCCGGATACTTATATGGCTATGTAGCGAGTGCATACTTAGCTGGGTTCGCGGCTGAAAAGGGATATGATCGTAAATTTTTAACGGGTCTTGTGGCTTTTGCTATAGCACATCAAGTTATTTTTCTATTTGGTGTAACATATTTGATGGCTTATTTCCAAATCGATATAGTTGCTGCGATGAAGATAGGCTATATCCCGTTCGTGGGTCTCGATCTGACTAAGTTTATTTTGGCAGCTTTGATTATGTGTTTATTGTGGCGATCTCGTGGTAAGACTCAGCGTTAG
- a CDS encoding anthranilate synthase component 1, whose product MPKLKQFKQLVGYYNDPTKIFNHICAGRSATLLLESAEIDNKQGIKSVMIVDSALRITALDTHVTIVALSQNGASLLPFLNNSFSDNVKKNFITETRLELDFPIINELQDEDSRLKSESIFDALRSILKVVSIPHNASKDALFLGGLFGYDLVASFENLPKLPSEQRCHDYCFYLAETLLEINHKNQTTELKASLFSANENEEQRLKQRLHEIYNQLNQPIKPIEYQSLSNFEISCNLSDNDFNTIVKKMQDAIQQGEIFQAVPSRRFRLPCPQPLAAYHTLKQSNPSPYMFYMQDQDFTIFGASPESALKYTKATNQVEIYPIAGTRPRGLSVNGEIDHDLDSRLELEMRTDKKELAEHLMLVDLARNDLARICKPGTRYTKELLKVDRYSFVMHLVSRVIGQLRTDLDTLHAYQATMNMGTLTGAPKVRAMQLISESEKTKRGSYGGAIGYLTANGDLDTCIVIRSAYVENGIATVQAGGGVVLDSNPQSESDETRNKARAVIRAIAKAHNVEGTF is encoded by the coding sequence ATGCCTAAATTAAAACAGTTCAAACAGTTAGTGGGTTATTATAATGATCCAACTAAAATTTTTAACCATATCTGTGCAGGACGCTCGGCAACACTTCTATTAGAATCAGCTGAAATCGATAATAAACAAGGTATTAAAAGTGTGATGATTGTTGATAGTGCACTACGAATTACTGCACTAGATACCCATGTCACAATTGTAGCACTCAGCCAAAATGGTGCGAGTTTATTGCCTTTTTTAAATAATTCATTTTCGGATAATGTAAAAAAAAATTTCATCACAGAGACTAGATTAGAACTTGATTTTCCTATTATTAATGAGCTTCAAGATGAAGACTCACGATTAAAATCAGAGTCTATTTTTGATGCATTACGCAGTATCCTGAAAGTTGTTTCAATTCCCCATAATGCAAGTAAGGATGCACTCTTTTTAGGTGGACTATTTGGTTATGATTTAGTTGCGAGTTTTGAAAATTTACCTAAATTACCATCAGAACAGCGTTGTCATGATTACTGTTTCTACCTGGCTGAAACACTATTAGAGATCAATCATAAAAATCAAACTACTGAGCTTAAAGCAAGCCTATTTAGTGCAAATGAAAATGAAGAACAGCGTTTAAAACAGCGTTTACATGAGATTTATAACCAACTTAACCAACCAATTAAACCAATAGAATATCAATCATTATCGAACTTCGAAATTAGCTGTAACTTAAGTGATAATGATTTCAATACCATAGTTAAAAAGATGCAAGATGCGATCCAACAAGGCGAAATTTTTCAGGCAGTTCCTTCAAGACGATTTAGATTACCTTGCCCCCAACCTTTAGCTGCTTACCATACATTAAAACAAAGCAATCCAAGTCCCTATATGTTTTATATGCAAGATCAGGATTTTACGATTTTTGGAGCATCACCAGAGAGCGCTCTTAAATACACGAAAGCGACCAACCAAGTAGAAATTTATCCTATTGCAGGTACGCGCCCTCGAGGTTTATCAGTTAATGGAGAGATTGATCACGATCTTGATAGTCGACTTGAGCTAGAGATGCGAACAGATAAAAAAGAACTCGCAGAACATTTAATGCTAGTTGATCTTGCTCGTAATGACTTAGCTAGAATTTGTAAGCCAGGAACTCGTTACACTAAAGAGCTATTAAAAGTCGACCGCTACTCTTTCGTTATGCATTTAGTTTCTCGAGTTATTGGTCAATTGCGTACCGACTTGGATACACTCCATGCTTATCAAGCTACTATGAATATGGGAACATTAACAGGTGCGCCAAAAGTTAGGGCAATGCAGCTAATTTCTGAATCAGAAAAAACTAAACGAGGGAGTTATGGTGGTGCAATCGGTTACCTGACAGCTAATGGTGACTTAGATACCTGTATTGTGATTCGTAGTGCTTATGTCGAGAATGGTATCGCCACCGTACAAGCGGGCGGTGGTGTAGTATTAGACTCAAATCCACAATCAGAGTCAGATGAAACTCGTAATAAAGCCAGAGCCGTTATTCGAGCGATTGCTAAAGCACACAACGTAGAAGGAACATTCTAA
- the trpD gene encoding bifunctional anthranilate synthase glutamate amidotransferase component TrpG/anthranilate phosphoribosyltransferase TrpD has translation MANILFLDNIDSFTYNLVDQLRYSGHEVTIYRNTLPAELIIEKLAMMTKPILFLSPGPGAPSQAGCMPELLQKLKSKLPIIGICLGHQAIVESYGGTIVPAGDILHGKASLIEHDNKEMFTNLPNPLPVARYHSLKAENIPSTLTINAYFNNIVMAVRHERDRVCGFQFHPESILTIQGVKLLNQTIEWALSPAHVANESMKITDSVSEKTDRNIQPILNKLYQGQSIDQAESTELFKQIIQGKLEPTSIATAIISMKVRGEKPQEIAGAATALLANADKFVSPDYDFTDIVGTGGDGTNSINISTASAFVAAAMGFKVAKHGNRGVSSKSGSSDVLAALGIKLNMSADIARQALDELGVCFLFAQQYHSGFRHAAPVRQQLKTRTIFNILGPLINPAKPKRILLGVYHQDLLKPIAETLCMLGYTHAIVVHGAGMDEVAVHGTTYVAEVNNGKIEYYQVTPADFGLATYTLKDIEGGTPEQNRDILTNILQGHGKEAHEAAIAANVAMLMKLFDHNNLQANAQQAIDMMHTGRPYQLLLALAQRG, from the coding sequence ATGGCAAATATCCTATTTTTAGACAATATTGACTCCTTCACCTACAATTTAGTCGATCAGCTACGCTATAGCGGCCATGAGGTAACAATTTACCGCAATACCCTACCCGCAGAGCTGATTATTGAAAAATTAGCAATGATGACAAAACCTATTCTCTTTTTATCACCAGGACCTGGAGCACCAAGTCAAGCTGGTTGTATGCCTGAACTCCTCCAAAAATTGAAAAGTAAGTTACCAATTATTGGTATCTGTTTAGGTCATCAAGCAATTGTTGAATCTTATGGTGGCACGATAGTACCTGCTGGTGATATTTTACATGGTAAAGCATCATTAATTGAACATGATAATAAAGAGATGTTTACCAATTTACCAAATCCTTTACCGGTTGCTCGATATCACTCCTTAAAGGCCGAAAATATTCCCAGTACGTTAACAATTAACGCCTATTTTAATAATATTGTCATGGCAGTGCGCCATGAGCGTGATCGCGTGTGTGGTTTTCAATTTCATCCTGAATCAATTCTAACAATTCAAGGAGTTAAACTGCTCAACCAAACGATTGAATGGGCATTATCCCCAGCACATGTTGCAAATGAATCAATGAAAATAACAGATAGTGTGTCAGAGAAAACTGATCGTAATATTCAGCCAATTCTCAATAAACTTTACCAAGGTCAATCTATTGATCAAGCAGAAAGCACCGAGTTATTTAAACAAATAATCCAAGGTAAATTAGAACCAACAAGTATTGCAACAGCGATTATTAGTATGAAAGTACGTGGGGAAAAACCACAAGAAATTGCTGGTGCAGCGACAGCCTTATTAGCTAATGCTGATAAATTTGTATCACCAGATTATGATTTTACTGATATCGTTGGTACTGGTGGTGATGGTACTAATAGCATTAATATATCAACAGCCAGTGCATTTGTCGCTGCAGCCATGGGATTTAAAGTTGCTAAACATGGTAATCGAGGTGTCTCTAGTAAATCAGGATCTTCAGATGTACTGGCAGCACTGGGTATCAAATTGAATATGTCGGCAGATATTGCTAGACAAGCTTTGGATGAGCTTGGTGTCTGTTTCTTATTTGCTCAACAATATCATTCGGGATTTCGTCATGCTGCCCCGGTACGCCAGCAGCTAAAAACCCGCACAATCTTCAATATTTTAGGACCACTGATTAACCCAGCTAAACCAAAACGTATTTTATTAGGTGTTTATCATCAAGATTTATTAAAACCCATCGCCGAAACATTATGTATGTTAGGGTATACACATGCTATCGTGGTACATGGTGCAGGGATGGATGAGGTTGCTGTCCATGGTACAACGTATGTGGCAGAAGTTAATAACGGCAAAATCGAGTATTACCAAGTTACTCCTGCAGATTTTGGTTTAGCAACTTATACCTTAAAAGATATTGAAGGCGGTACACCCGAACAAAATCGAGATATATTAACTAATATTCTGCAAGGTCATGGCAAAGAAGCTCATGAAGCTGCGATTGCTGCAAATGTAGCAATGTTAATGAAACTCTTTGATCACAATAATTTACAAGCAAATGCTCAACAAGCAATTGATATGATGCATACTGGTAGACCTTATCAATTATTATTAGCATTAGCACAGCGAGGCTAA